Proteins from a genomic interval of Chanodichthys erythropterus isolate Z2021 chromosome 6, ASM2448905v1, whole genome shotgun sequence:
- the si:ch211-161f7.2 gene encoding retinoic acid-induced protein 2, with protein sequence MKFGISFEWKLYVYNGGPSKKRVNLALEVTTLLQSVSLGNRLVVLPVQLPTRAMVLDQHLNSHLPPSSNSRPFPNIQTSALLENLLLSQPEAWVYNTDVPVFQNPGTATCLQDLEPSLTNYALSENQFTGQDQPNPLTSNFLQHETVQPTSTPMTSLIPPATLLVPYPVVVPLPVPLPIPIPIPIQIHPSLDSKAFIKTSRTGYMIDKSMQTSPTISYCTNSMAYPIFPHTPTESQDEVLDLSLKATQTKREHLLSASPNSPLDLSLVSSNGRWWNDDMNGQNTQYKGEIHEGNGNNITDSKYEDYNGRIVHSTQTVKVFVSPTETVLAPFCDKRRGFSQDYMINFPMKPDRSQDNGPQDSSSRSSRAYPLCSELQRSVHFKRDWSQKMYGKTYKKQNLTFLPRK encoded by the exons ATGAAGTTTGGCATCTCTTTTGAGTGGAAACTCTATGTCTACAATGGAGGGCCCTCAAAGAAAAGAG TGAATCTTGCTCTCGAAGTGACCACATtgctgcagtctgtcagtcttgGAAACAGGCTTGTTGTACTGCCTGTTCAGCTTCC CACAAGAGCCATGGTCCTTGATCAGCATTTGAACTCCCATCTTCCACCTTCCTCAAACTCTCGTCCATTTCCCAATATTCAGACAAGTGCTTTGCTTGAAAATCTGCTATTGAGTCAACCAGAAGCTTGGGTTTACAACACAGACGTACCAGTGTTTCAAAACCCTGGAACTGCTACATGTTTGCAAGATCTAGAACCTTCTCTGACCAATTATGCTTTGTCAGAGAATCAATTCACTGGTCAAGACCAGCCAAACCCTTTAACTTCAAACTTCTTGCAACATGAAACTGTTCAGCCCACTAGCACACCAATGACCTCATTGATCCCTCCAGCAACCTTGTTGGTACCTTATCCAGTTGTGGTCCCGTTACCAGTGCCGTTGCCCATACCAATCCCAATCCCTATCCAAATCCATCCGAGTTTAGACTCAAAAGCTTTTATTAAAACTTCCAGAACTGGTTATATGATTGACAAAAGCATGCAAACCTCACCTACAATCTCTTACTGTACCAATAGCATGGCCTACCCCATATTTCCACACACCCCAACAGAGTCTCAGGACGAGGTGCTAGACCTCTCACTTAAAGCAACCCAAACTAAGCGGGAACATCTGTTATCTGCTTCACCAAATTCACCACTGGATCTATCCTTGGTAAGCTCAAATGGTAGATGGTGGAATGATGATATGAATGGACAAAACACACAATACAAAGGGGAAATACATGAAGGCAATGGAAACAACATCACAGATTCAAAGTATGAAGACTACAATGGCAGGATTGTGCACTCAACTCAAACAGTCAAAGTCTTCGTGTCGCCTACAGAGACCGTTCTTGCCCCTTTCTGTGACAAACGAAGAGGTTTCTCACAGGACTACATGATAAACTTCCCCATGAAACCAGACAGGAGCCAGGATAATGGGCCACAGGACAGCTCTAGTAGATCATCCAGAGCTTACCCTCTTTGTAGTGAACTACAGAGAAGTGTACATTTCAAAAGGGACTGGTCACAAAAAATGTATGGGAAAACATATAAGAAACAGAATCTGACTTTTCTGCCCAGAAAATAG